A single window of Watersipora subatra chromosome 9, tzWatSuba1.1, whole genome shotgun sequence DNA harbors:
- the LOC137405484 gene encoding TGF-beta-activated kinase 1 and MAP3K7-binding protein 3-like isoform X2, translated as MPSIASQRMKLDIIDNQPVSVVHEVTNGHKTQVPELQLPVSEGCNAPISPPCRPVTPDMSSTGKLSQRHPIDELSCEPPEVSDNDRTSQIHKDSSRNSPTGNSEFGPFVSGFGHVDLRPRSSSFNSSISKGQRTSAPATVRVDPLRRLSESPTMIKTTSAENVVAHYPSYTHGQLRHSHTVPGIPPMALSIDSGYHTPPQNRQPAQSAPNTSPPWPPNAHMQWQLPGHAQTHFAPSVQDLKTMCGSSSLSALTIDTGGGHYQPERAMPMHPPPYLSIQPPAAYNANYNHQRAHDGFGSLQQTGSQTPEEGVCGYQRERKLRLQNVLLEQERLVDELKMEEQMLLQELAKEEEKNREIDNNAMEREIESLNRENQQLAARIRRLAHEASSAGSPVGGRDFAQSQLPITCIAHVGVPSPPIPAPRHHSPSRHNNAYSGASPPPAISERPRNSTMVPPPPPPPPPFRMAEDSPQWACSQCTYLNHHLISTCELCETPRPRAGMI; from the exons ATGCCCAGTATTGCTTCGCAGCGAATGAAGTTGGATATAATTGACAATCAACCAGTATCAGTTGTGCACGAGGTTACCAATGGTCATAAAACACAGGTCCCAGAATTACAACTTCCTGTCTCCGAGGGCTGCAACGCTCCTATTAGCCCACCCTGTCGACCCGTAACTCCTGACATGAGCTCTACTGGCAAGCTCAGTCAAAGACATCCAATAGATGAGCTAAGTTGTGAACCACCTGAAGTCAGTGACAATGACCGAACATCTCAAATCCATAAAGATTCGTCCCGCAACAGTCCCACTGGCAATTCAGAATTTGGTCCATTCGTGTCTGGTTTCGGACATGTTGACCTTCGACCTAGAAGTTCATCGTTTAACTCTAGTATATCAAAGGGGCAGCGTACAAGCGCTCCTGCAACAGTACGTGTTGACCCTCTGAGGAGACTTAGCGAATCACCTACTATGATAAAAACAACAAGTGCAGAAAATGTTGTTGCCCACTACCCTTCATATACACATGGGCAGCTTCGCCATAGTCACACAGTTCCAGGGATTCCCCCTATGGCTTTAAGTATTGACAGTGGCTACCATACTCCTCCACAGAATAGACAACCCGCCCAATCAGCCCCCAACACATCGCCACCTTGGCCTCCCAATGCACACATGCAATGGCAGCTGCCTGGCCATGCACAAACTCATTTCGCTCCTTCCGTTCAAGACCTTAAGACTATGTGTGGATCATCTTCGCTCAGCGCTCTCACAATAGATACAGGGGGTGGACACTATCAGCCAGAGCGAGCTATGCCCATGCATCCACCACCATATCTTTCCATTCAGCCACCAGCAGCCTACAATGCCAACTATAACCATCAACGGGCGCATGATGGTTTTGGCAGTCTCCAGCAGACAGGCAGTCAAACTCCGGAAGAAG GGGTGTGTGGATATCAGCGAGAGAGGAAACTGCGTCTCCAGAATGTTCTACTGGAGCAAGAGCGTCTAGTTGACGAACTAAAAATGGAAGAGCAAATGTTACTTCAGGAGCTCGCCAAAGAAGAGGAGAAGAACAGAGAGATTGATAACAACGCTATG GAACGAGAAATAGAGAGCTTGAATAGGGAGAATCAACAGTTAGCTGCTAGAATACGGCGACTCGCGCACGAAGCCTCTTCAG CTGGGAGTCCTGTGGGTGGGCGGGATTTTGCTCAGTCCCAGTTACCAATCACGTGCATAGCTCATGTCGGAGTGCCTTCGCCTCCGATTCCTGCTCCACGGCATCACTCGCCATCTAGGCATAACAATGCCTATTCCGGAGCTTCACCGCCGCCAGCGATTTCTG AGAGGCCACGTAATTCCACAATGGTACCTCCGCCGCCTCCTCCTCCCCCTCCTTTCCGTATGGCTGAAGACTCACCGCAGTGGGCATGTAGTCAGTGTACTTACCTGAATCATCACCTCATATCAACATGTGAGCTGTGTGAGACACCCCGACCACGCGCAG GAATGATATGA
- the LOC137405247 gene encoding uncharacterized protein has translation MGDFKVSAPKEMDFSAPQSWPEWKRRFFRYRSASGLNERNAQRQVDMLLYCMGEEAESIYGQLTVRPPRVANPDAGIAAEDADGTLFDRTVEALDNYFTPRDNHLHYAVLLGSRVQLPDESNEEFIRNVHEPAVKCSNWDDRHRQDMLRTRLLAGMKDKELSRELQLRADITLEQIKQQMRTKEVIARNQKAELDGVRSVQPVGSYPYKPRNYTSQSQNNAAANHMITDCSFCGYDHVKGRCPAYNKTCNGCHLRGHLKKKCIGLKKSNATTQRVSFLQAGDGDVSSDDDMTFNVHTLDMLMSELMVSFMRTSGY, from the coding sequence ATGGGTGACTTCAAGGTGTCTGCTCCGAAAGAGATGGATTTTTCTGCACCGCAGAGCTGGCCGGAATGGAAGAGGAGATTTTTTAGATATCGCAGTGCTTCTGGACTGAATGAAAGGAATGCTCAGCGTCAGGTAGACATGCTGCTGTACTGTATGGGCGAGGAGGCGGAGAGTATATATGGTCAGCTGACTGTGCGCCCTCCCCGTGTGGCTAATCCAGATGCCGGTATTGCAGCTGAGGACGCAGATGGTACGTTGTTTGATAGAACTGTGGAAGCTTTGGATAATTACTTCACTCCTCGTGATAATCACTTGCATTACGCAGTGCTGCTGGGTTCCCGAGTTCAACTTCCTGATGAGAGTAATGAAGAATTCATAAGGAACGTGCATGAACCGGCTGTGAAATGTAGCAATTGGGATGATAGACACCGACAGGATATGTTACGCACTCGACTTTTGGCAGGTATGAAGGATAAGGAGTTGAGTCGTGAGCTACAGTTACGTGCAGACATAACGCTTGAGCAGATAAAGCAGCAAATGCGTACTAAGGAAGTAATCGCAAGGAACCAAAAGGCTGAACTAGATGGTGTTCGTTCAGTACAACCAGTAGGCTCGTATCCATATAAGCCTAGAAACTATACATCGCAAAGCCAGAATAATGCAGCAGCTAATCACATGATCACAGATTGTTCATTCTGTGGCTATGATCATGTCAAAGGTAGATGCCCTGCTTATAATAAGACATGTAACGGTTGTCACTTACGAgggcatttaaaaaaaaagtgtaTTGGTCTGAAGAAGAGTAATGCTACAACTCAGAGAGTGTCATTTCTACAAGCGGGTGATGGTGACGTTAGCTCAGATGATGACATGACGTTCAACGTGCACACACTGGATATGCTGATGTCAGAACTAATGGTGTCCTTCATGAGAACAAGTGGCTACTGA
- the LOC137405484 gene encoding TGF-beta-activated kinase 1 and MAP3K7-binding protein 3-like isoform X1, with the protein MPSIASQRMKLDIIDNQPVSVVHEVTNGHKTQVPELQLPVSEGCNAPISPPCRPVTPDMSSTGKLSQRHPIDELSCEPPEVSDNDRTSQIHKDSSRNSPTGNSEFGPFVSGFGHVDLRPRSSSFNSSISKGQRTSAPATVRVDPLRRLSESPTMIKTTSAENVVAHYPSYTHGQLRHSHTVPGIPPMALSIDSGYHTPPQNRQPAQSAPNTSPPWPPNAHMQWQLPGHAQTHFAPSVQDLKTMCGSSSLSALTIDTGGGHYQPERAMPMHPPPYLSIQPPAAYNANYNHQRAHDGFGSLQQTGSQTPEEGVCGYQRERKLRLQNVLLEQERLVDELKMEEQMLLQELAKEEEKNREIDNNAMEREIESLNRENQQLAARIRRLAHEASSAGSPVGGRDFAQSQLPITCIAHVGVPSPPIPAPRHHSPSRHNNAYSGASPPPAISERPRNSTMVPPPPPPPPPFRMAEDSPQWACSQCTYLNHHLISTCELCETPRPRAGNTPPVKTSTCPHTSGCFCHAHLG; encoded by the exons ATGCCCAGTATTGCTTCGCAGCGAATGAAGTTGGATATAATTGACAATCAACCAGTATCAGTTGTGCACGAGGTTACCAATGGTCATAAAACACAGGTCCCAGAATTACAACTTCCTGTCTCCGAGGGCTGCAACGCTCCTATTAGCCCACCCTGTCGACCCGTAACTCCTGACATGAGCTCTACTGGCAAGCTCAGTCAAAGACATCCAATAGATGAGCTAAGTTGTGAACCACCTGAAGTCAGTGACAATGACCGAACATCTCAAATCCATAAAGATTCGTCCCGCAACAGTCCCACTGGCAATTCAGAATTTGGTCCATTCGTGTCTGGTTTCGGACATGTTGACCTTCGACCTAGAAGTTCATCGTTTAACTCTAGTATATCAAAGGGGCAGCGTACAAGCGCTCCTGCAACAGTACGTGTTGACCCTCTGAGGAGACTTAGCGAATCACCTACTATGATAAAAACAACAAGTGCAGAAAATGTTGTTGCCCACTACCCTTCATATACACATGGGCAGCTTCGCCATAGTCACACAGTTCCAGGGATTCCCCCTATGGCTTTAAGTATTGACAGTGGCTACCATACTCCTCCACAGAATAGACAACCCGCCCAATCAGCCCCCAACACATCGCCACCTTGGCCTCCCAATGCACACATGCAATGGCAGCTGCCTGGCCATGCACAAACTCATTTCGCTCCTTCCGTTCAAGACCTTAAGACTATGTGTGGATCATCTTCGCTCAGCGCTCTCACAATAGATACAGGGGGTGGACACTATCAGCCAGAGCGAGCTATGCCCATGCATCCACCACCATATCTTTCCATTCAGCCACCAGCAGCCTACAATGCCAACTATAACCATCAACGGGCGCATGATGGTTTTGGCAGTCTCCAGCAGACAGGCAGTCAAACTCCGGAAGAAG GGGTGTGTGGATATCAGCGAGAGAGGAAACTGCGTCTCCAGAATGTTCTACTGGAGCAAGAGCGTCTAGTTGACGAACTAAAAATGGAAGAGCAAATGTTACTTCAGGAGCTCGCCAAAGAAGAGGAGAAGAACAGAGAGATTGATAACAACGCTATG GAACGAGAAATAGAGAGCTTGAATAGGGAGAATCAACAGTTAGCTGCTAGAATACGGCGACTCGCGCACGAAGCCTCTTCAG CTGGGAGTCCTGTGGGTGGGCGGGATTTTGCTCAGTCCCAGTTACCAATCACGTGCATAGCTCATGTCGGAGTGCCTTCGCCTCCGATTCCTGCTCCACGGCATCACTCGCCATCTAGGCATAACAATGCCTATTCCGGAGCTTCACCGCCGCCAGCGATTTCTG AGAGGCCACGTAATTCCACAATGGTACCTCCGCCGCCTCCTCCTCCCCCTCCTTTCCGTATGGCTGAAGACTCACCGCAGTGGGCATGTAGTCAGTGTACTTACCTGAATCATCACCTCATATCAACATGTGAGCTGTGTGAGACACCCCGACCACGCGCAGGTAACACGCCTCCGGTAAAGACTTCTACCTGCCCCCATACTTCAGGTTGTTTCTGTCATGCGCATCTAGGCTGA
- the LOC137405485 gene encoding chromatin assembly factor 1 p55 subunit, whose product MADRGEGAGYDDAIEERVINEEYKIWKKNTPFLYDLVMTHALEWPSLTAQWLPDVSKPADKDYSVHRLILGTHTSDEQNHLLIASVQLPNDNVQFDAAQYDHDKGEFGGFGSVSGKIEIEIKINHEGEVNRARSMPQNPTIIATKTPSSDVLVFDYTKHPSKPEPNGDCQPELRLTGHQKEGYGLSWNPNHDGNLLSASDDHTICLWNVNAAPAEARTLEASRIFTGHKSVVEDVAWHLLHETIFGSVADDQKLMIWDSRSNDSSKASHIVDAHNAEVNCLSFNPYSEYILATGSADRTVALWDLRNLQMKLHSFESHKDEIFQVQWSPHNETILASSGTDRRLHVWDLSKIGEEQTAEDAEDGPPELLFIHGGHTAKISDFSWNPTESWVICSVSEDNIMQVWQMAENIYNDEEADIPASELEANN is encoded by the exons ATGGCTGATAGGGGAGAAG GAGCTGGATATGACGATGCCATTGAAGAGAGAGTTATCAATGAAGAATACAAGATTTGGAAGAAAAATACCCCATTTCTCTATGACTTGGTCATGACACATGCTTTAGAATGGCCTAGTTTAACAGCCCAATGGCTCCCAGATGTCAGCAA GCCTGCAGACAAAGATTATTCTGTACACAGACTGATTCTTGGCACTCACACATCTGATGAACAAAACCATCTTCTAATAGCCAGTGTACAGCTTCCTAATGACAATGTGCAGTTTGATGCTGCCCAGTATGACCATGATAAGGGAG AGTTTGGTGGATTTGGCTCCGTCAGTGGTAAAATAGAGATTGAGATAAAGATCAACCATGAGGGGGAAGTGAACCGAGCCCGCTCCATGCCACAGAACCCAACTATTATAGCCACAAAGACTCCTAGCAGTGACGTGCTTGTTTTTGATTACACAAAACACCCATCTAAGCCAG AGCCTAATGGCGACTGTCAGCCAGAACTTCGACTCACCGGTCACCAGAAGGAGGGATATGGTCTTTCGTGGAACCCAAATCATGATGGAAACTTGTTAAGCGCTTCAGATGATCAC acaatatgtCTGTGGAATGTAAACGCAGCCCCAGCGGAGGCAAGGACGCTCGAGGCCAGCAGGATATTCACAGGGCACAAGTCAGTAGTTGAGGATGTAGCCTGGCACCTTTTGCATGAGACCATATTTGGTTCAGTCGCCGATGACCAGAAGCTAATGAT CTGGGATTCAAGATCGAATGACTCTTCAAAGGCGAGTCACATTGTGGATGCACACAACGCCGAGGTAAACTGTCTCTCCTTCAACCCATACAGTGAATACATTCTAGCCACTGGAAGCGCTGATAGAACTGTTGCACTGTGGGATCTTCGAAATCTCCAAATGAAATTGCATTCATTCGAGTCGCACAAGGATGAGATATTTCAG GTGCAATGGAGCCCCCACAATGAAACTATTCTCGCTTCAAGTGGCACTGACCGCAGGCTACACGTCTGGGATCTGAGCAAGATAGGAGAGGAACAGACTGCAGAGGATGCTGAGGATGGTCCTCCTGAGTTACTCTTTATTCATG GAGGACACACCGCTAAGATCTCAGACTTCTCATGGAACCCTACCGAGTCATGGGTTATCTGCAGTGTCAGTGAGGATAATATTATGCAAGTCTGGCAGATG GCTGAGAACATATATAATGACGAGGAGGCGGATATACCGGCGAGTGAGTTGGAAGCTAATAACTAA